The following proteins come from a genomic window of Prionailurus viverrinus isolate Anna chromosome D1, UM_Priviv_1.0, whole genome shotgun sequence:
- the LOC125177285 gene encoding LOW QUALITY PROTEIN: olfactory receptor 148-like (The sequence of the model RefSeq protein was modified relative to this genomic sequence to represent the inferred CDS: inserted 1 base in 1 codon), which produces MNVLVSCLPRVILHIHAFTVYLYPDLCSGNLRNHTEFHEFILLGIPQTEGLETVLFVIFSFAYLFTLLGNLLILRAIVSSSTLHTPMYFFLGCLSIFNTLFPTVTCPRMLFYLSGQSKALSYKGCAAQLFFYHFPGSSKGCLYSVMAYDRFVAICHPLXVCVSLVMAAWLAGCLHATILTSFTFWLTYCGSNRVEYFFCDIPAVLPLACTDSSLAQKVGSTNVGFLALMLWFSVCISYTRIGIAILRIRSAEGRQKAFSTCSAHLTAILCAYGPVIIIYLQPSPNPLLGAVVQILNNIVSPMLNSLIYSLRNREVKRSLKRVFYNVVFISLA; this is translated from the exons ATGAATGTCCTGGTATCGTGTCTGCCTCGAGTCATTCTCCACATTCATGCTTTCACCGTCTATCTCTATCCAGACCTCTGCTCCGGGAACCTGAGGAATCACACAGAGTTCCATGAGTTTATTCTACTGGGAATACCTCAGACAGAGGGACTGGAGACTGTGCTATTTGTCATCTTCTCATTTGCTTACCTCTTCACCCTGCTTGGCAATTTACTCATCCTTAGAGCAATTGTTTCTTCCTCTACCCTTCACACCCCCATGTATTTCTTTCTGGGATGCCTATCTATTTTCAACACGTTGTTCCCAACTGTAACCTGTCCCAGGATGCTATTTTATCTCTCTGGCCAAAGCAAAGCCCTTTCTTATAAGGGCTGTGCTGCACAGCTCTTCTTCTACCATTTCCCGGGGTCTAGCAAAGGTTGTCTCTATTctgtgatggcctatgaccgctttgtggccatctgtcacccaC AGGTCTGTGTCAGCTTAGTCATGGCAGCCTGGCTGGCGGGTTGTCTCCACGCCACCATTCTGACCTCCTTCACCTTTTGGTTAACCTACTGTGGCTCCAACCGGGTGGAGTACTTCTTCTGTGACATTCCTGCTGTCTTACCCCTGGCTTGTACTGACAGCTCCCTGGCCCAGAAAGTGGGCTCCACTAATGTTGGTTTTCTGGCTTTAATGCTTTGGTTCAGTGTCTGTATCTCCTACACACGCATTGGGATTGCCATTCTGAGAATCCGATCAGCAGAGGGCAGGCAGAAAGCTTTCTCTACCTGCAGTGCCCACCTCACTGCAATCCTCTGTGCCTATGGACCTGTAATCATCATCTATCTGCAGCCCTCACCCAACCCCTTGCTTGGTGCTGTGgtgcaaatattaaataatattgtcTCACCCATGCTGAACTCGTTAATCTATTCCTTAAGAAACAGGGAAGTGAAAAGATCCCTGAAAAGAGTGTTCTACAATGTAGTATTTATTTCTCTGGCATAA